One genomic window of Paeniglutamicibacter sp. Y32M11 includes the following:
- the rpoB gene encoding DNA-directed RNA polymerase subunit beta, which yields MVASSTSNNQTASSARTAEYAGRLSFAKIHEPLDVPNLLALQTESFDWLIGNERWKNRLAYAQTIGDTSVASTSGLAEIFEEISPIEDFQETMSLSFSEPEFADPKYTMAECKDRDATYAAPLYVKAEFMNNNTGEIKQQTVFMGDFPLMTDKGTFIINGTERVVVSQLVRSPGAYFERTPDKTSDKDIFTAKIIPSRGAWFELEIDKRDQVGVRLDRKRKQSVTVLLKALGWTEGRILEEFGQYDSIRATLEKDTTDTQEEALLDIYRKLRPGEPPTVDAAQALLKNLYFEAKRYDLAKVGRYKINRKLGVDTPLNSPDASVLNIDDIVAMIKFLVALHAGEKTTPGIRDGKPVALTVSVDDIDHFGNRRIRAVGELIENQVRTGLSRMERVVRERMTTQDVEAITPQTLINIRPVVAAIKEFFGTSQLSQFMDQNNPLAGLTHKRRLSALGPGGLSRDRAGMEVRDVHPSHYGRMCPIETPEGPNIGLIGSLATYGRINAFGFIETPYRQVVDGRVTGQIDYLTADDELDHFIAQANAPLSEDGHFIEDGVLVREKGGGGEPVIVEPNEIAYMDVSPRQMVSVATALIPFLEHDDANRALMGANMQRQAVPLLASESPFVGTGMEKFAAVDAGDSVIASTGGVVSEVSADLVTVMNDDGTESAYPIMKFARSNQGNAYNQRVMVSEGDRVDYNSIIADGPSTDKGELALGKNLLVAFMSWQGHNFEDAIILSQRMVSDDVLTSIHIEEHEVDARDTKLGAEEITRDIPNVSEEILAQLDERGIIHIGAEVEAGDILVGRVTPKGETELTPEERLLRAIFGEKSREVRDTSLKVPHGESGVVIGVRIFDRDNDDDLPPGVNQLVRVYVAQKRKITNGDKLAGRHGNKGVISKILPIEDMPFLEDGTPVDIVLNPLGVPGRMNVGQVLEIHLGWAAKQGWKIEGEPAWVKNLPDLPRESPSTLVSSPVFDGASEDEVRGLLDHTNVTRDGVRLIGNSGKARLYDGRSGQPFPDPVSVGYMYILKLHHLVDDKIHARSTGPYSMITQQPLGGKAQFGGQRFGEMEVWALEAYGAAYTLQELLTIKSDDIHGRVKVYEAIVKGENIPEPGVPESFKVLIKEMQSLCLNVEVLGTDGQTIEMRDSDEEVFRAAEELGIDLSRSEPNSVEEV from the coding sequence GACTTTCTTTTGCAAAGATTCACGAACCACTGGATGTTCCAAACCTCTTGGCGCTGCAGACCGAGAGCTTTGATTGGCTCATCGGCAATGAGCGCTGGAAGAACCGTCTGGCCTACGCCCAGACCATTGGTGACACCAGTGTAGCCAGCACTTCGGGCCTTGCCGAGATCTTTGAAGAGATCTCCCCCATTGAAGACTTCCAGGAGACTATGTCCCTGAGCTTCTCTGAGCCTGAATTTGCTGACCCGAAGTACACCATGGCCGAGTGCAAGGACCGCGACGCTACGTACGCGGCTCCGTTGTACGTTAAGGCCGAGTTCATGAACAACAACACGGGCGAAATCAAGCAGCAGACCGTGTTCATGGGCGACTTCCCGCTGATGACCGACAAGGGCACCTTCATCATCAACGGCACCGAGCGTGTCGTGGTGTCCCAGCTCGTTCGTTCCCCGGGCGCTTACTTCGAACGCACCCCAGACAAGACCAGTGACAAGGACATCTTCACCGCGAAGATCATCCCGTCGCGTGGTGCTTGGTTTGAACTCGAAATCGACAAGCGTGATCAGGTCGGCGTTCGCCTTGACCGTAAGCGCAAGCAGTCGGTTACGGTTCTGCTCAAGGCTCTTGGCTGGACCGAAGGTCGTATCCTCGAGGAGTTCGGACAGTACGACTCGATCCGCGCCACCCTTGAGAAGGACACCACCGATACCCAGGAAGAAGCCCTCCTGGATATCTACCGCAAGCTTCGCCCGGGCGAGCCGCCGACGGTCGATGCTGCTCAGGCGTTGCTCAAGAACCTCTACTTCGAGGCCAAGCGCTACGACCTGGCAAAGGTTGGTCGTTACAAGATCAACCGCAAGCTCGGTGTTGACACCCCGCTGAACAGCCCCGATGCATCGGTCCTGAACATCGACGACATTGTCGCGATGATCAAGTTCCTCGTCGCGCTGCACGCCGGCGAGAAGACCACCCCGGGTATCCGCGACGGCAAGCCTGTCGCTTTGACCGTGAGTGTCGATGACATCGACCACTTCGGCAACCGTCGCATCCGCGCCGTTGGCGAATTGATCGAGAACCAGGTCCGTACGGGTCTTTCCCGCATGGAGCGTGTTGTGCGTGAACGCATGACCACCCAGGACGTCGAGGCCATCACTCCGCAGACGCTGATCAACATCCGTCCGGTTGTTGCAGCGATCAAGGAGTTCTTCGGTACCTCCCAGCTCTCGCAGTTCATGGACCAGAACAACCCGCTCGCCGGTCTGACGCACAAGCGTCGTCTTTCCGCGCTGGGCCCGGGTGGTCTGTCCCGTGACCGTGCAGGCATGGAAGTTCGAGACGTTCACCCGTCCCACTACGGACGTATGTGCCCGATTGAAACCCCCGAAGGCCCGAACATTGGTCTGATCGGTTCGTTGGCTACCTACGGTCGCATCAACGCCTTCGGCTTCATCGAAACTCCGTACCGCCAGGTCGTTGATGGTCGGGTCACCGGTCAGATCGATTACCTGACAGCTGATGACGAGCTTGACCACTTCATCGCACAGGCCAACGCGCCGTTGAGCGAAGACGGTCACTTCATCGAAGACGGCGTACTCGTTCGTGAAAAGGGTGGTGGCGGCGAGCCCGTCATCGTTGAGCCCAACGAGATCGCCTACATGGACGTTTCCCCGCGCCAGATGGTGTCTGTGGCAACCGCCCTGATTCCGTTCCTCGAGCACGACGATGCTAACCGCGCACTTATGGGTGCCAACATGCAGCGTCAGGCTGTGCCGTTGCTGGCCTCCGAGTCCCCATTCGTGGGTACCGGTATGGAGAAGTTCGCGGCCGTTGACGCCGGCGACTCGGTTATCGCATCCACCGGAGGCGTTGTCTCCGAGGTGTCGGCTGACCTCGTCACCGTCATGAACGATGATGGCACCGAATCGGCCTACCCGATCATGAAGTTTGCACGCTCTAACCAGGGCAACGCATACAACCAGCGCGTGATGGTTTCCGAAGGCGACCGAGTTGACTACAACTCGATCATCGCCGACGGTCCCTCCACCGACAAGGGCGAGCTCGCCCTGGGTAAGAACCTGCTGGTTGCCTTCATGTCATGGCAGGGTCACAACTTCGAGGATGCGATCATCCTCTCCCAGCGCATGGTCTCCGACGATGTGCTGACCTCGATTCACATCGAAGAGCACGAAGTTGATGCCCGCGACACCAAGCTTGGTGCCGAGGAAATCACCCGCGACATCCCGAACGTCTCCGAAGAGATCCTGGCGCAGCTCGACGAGCGCGGCATCATCCACATCGGTGCCGAGGTTGAAGCTGGCGACATCCTCGTTGGCCGAGTCACGCCTAAGGGCGAGACCGAGCTGACTCCGGAAGAGCGCCTGCTGCGCGCCATCTTCGGTGAGAAGTCCCGCGAAGTGCGCGACACCTCCTTGAAGGTGCCGCACGGCGAGTCCGGCGTGGTCATTGGTGTTCGCATCTTCGACCGCGACAACGACGATGACCTGCCTCCGGGCGTGAACCAGCTGGTTCGCGTTTACGTGGCTCAGAAGCGCAAGATCACCAATGGTGACAAGCTCGCTGGCCGTCACGGTAACAAGGGCGTCATTTCCAAGATCCTGCCGATCGAAGATATGCCGTTCCTGGAAGATGGAACTCCGGTTGACATCGTCCTGAACCCCTTGGGTGTTCCGGGTCGAATGAACGTCGGCCAGGTTCTGGAAATCCACCTCGGTTGGGCAGCCAAGCAGGGTTGGAAGATCGAGGGCGAACCGGCTTGGGTGAAGAACCTGCCGGATCTGCCGCGCGAATCTCCTTCCACGCTGGTCTCCTCCCCGGTATTCGATGGCGCGTCGGAAGACGAAGTCCGCGGCCTGTTGGATCACACCAACGTGACCCGCGACGGCGTTCGTCTGATCGGCAACTCCGGTAAGGCTCGTCTGTATGACGGCCGCTCCGGTCAGCCCTTCCCGGATCCGGTATCCGTTGGTTACATGTACATCTTGAAGCTTCACCACCTGGTGGACGACAAGATCCACGCACGCTCGACCGGTCCGTACTCCATGATCACGCAGCAGCCGCTGGGTGGTAAGGCACAGTTCGGTGGCCAGCGCTTTGGTGAGATGGAAGTGTGGGCCCTGGAGGCCTACGGTGCCGCTTACACCTTGCAGGAACTGCTCACGATTAAGTCGGATGATATTCACGGTCGCGTGAAGGTCTACGAAGCAATCGTTAAGGGCGAGAACATCCCGGAACCTGGCGTTCCGGAATCGTTCAAGGTTCTGATCAAGGAAATGCAGTCGTTGTGCTTGAACGTCGAGGTCCTCGGAACCGACGGGCAGACCATCGAAATGCGAGACTCGGACGAAGAAGTCTTCCGGGCAGCGGAAGAACTCGGTATCGACCTTTCCCGGTCTGAACCGAACTCCGTCGAAGAGGTTTAG